A genomic region of Cannabis sativa cultivar Pink pepper isolate KNU-18-1 chromosome 1, ASM2916894v1, whole genome shotgun sequence contains the following coding sequences:
- the LOC115707487 gene encoding protein CTR9 homolog, with product MASVYIPVQNSEEEVRVVLDQLPRDASDILDILKAEQAPLDLWLIIAREYFKQGKLEQFRQILEEGSSPEIDEYYADVRYERIAILNALGAYYSYLGKIETKHREKEEHFILATQYYNKASRIDMHEPSTWVGKGQLLLAKGEVEQAFSAFKIVLDGDRDNVPALLGQACVQFNRGRFSDSLDLYKRALLVYPNCPAAVRLGIGLCRYKLGQLEKARQAFLRVLQLDPENVEALVALAIMDLNTNEANGIRKGMEKMQRAFDVYPYCAMALNYLANHFFFTGQHFLVEQLTETALAVSNHGPTKSHSYYNLARSYHSKGDYEKAGLYYMASVKEVNKPHEFVFPYYGLGQVQLKLGDFKSALSNFEKVLEVYPDNCETLKVLGHIYFQLGQTEKAHEFMRKATKIDPRDAQAFLDLGELLISSDPVAALDALKTARMLLKKGGQETPIEVLNNLGVLHFERGEFELAEQTFREALGDGIWLAFMDGKEKSPPVDASASTLQFKDTHFFQQLENEGRVVDLPWNKVTALFNMARLFEQLHNSETASTLYRLILFKYPDYVDAYLRLAAIAKTRNNIQLSIELVNDALKVNGKCPNVLSMLGDLELKNDDWVKAKETLRAASEATAGKDSYDTLSLGNWNYFAAVRNEKRNPKLEATHLEKAKELYTKVLAQHSANLYAANGAGVVYAEKGHFDVSKDIFTQVQEAASGSIFVQMPDVWINIAHVYFAQGNFSLAVKMYQNCLRKFFYNTDSQILLYLARTHYEAEQWQDCKKTLLRAIHLAPSNYALRFDAGVVMQKFSALTLQKEKRTADEVRLTVSELGNAVRVFKQLSASAASNLHFYGFDEKKIDTHVEYCKHLLEAARVHLKNAEHEEQKNRHKQEALRQMALAEEARRKAEEQRKFQLERRMREDELKQVRQQEEHFERVKEQWKSSTSSKRRDRTEVDDEEGGHSEKKRRKGGKRRKKDKSSRSRYEADDAEAEMVDDQEEPEYDDTKVNYGEPAQTNDHEDYAEENAHDPLAAAGLEDSDAEEEVAPNSNASRRRRAWSESDDDGQLERPEMQGSDGEIKEDDKVGEEGEINDED from the exons ATGGCTTCAGTGTACATACCAGTTCAGAACTCGGAGGAGGAAGTGAGAGTGGTTCTCGATCAGCTCCCGAGGGACGCTTCTGATATTCTAGACATCCTCAAGGCCGAGCAAGCCCCTCTTGATCTATGGCTCATCATCGCG AGGGAGTACTTTAAGCAAGGAAAACTTGAACAGTTCCGCCAAATTTTGGAGGAAGGGTCCAGTCCTG AAATTGATGAGTACTATGCTGATGTTAGATACGAGAGAATTGCAATCTTAAATGCTTTAGGGGCTTACTATAGTTACCTTGGAAAAATTGAGACTAAGCATAGAGAAAAGGAGGAGCACTTCATTTTGGCAACCCAATACTACAATAAAGCGTCAAGAATTGACATGCACGAGCCTTCTACTTGGGTTGGAAAAG GTCAGCTTTTATTGGCCAAGGGTGAAGTAGAACAAGCATTTTCTGCATTCAAGATTGTATTGGATGGAGACCGTGATAATGTTCCTGCTCTCTTGGGTCAA GCATGTGTTCAGTTCAACCGTGGACGCTTTTCTGATTCCTTGGATTTGTACAAG AGGGCCCTGCTAGTATATCCCAATTGTCCTGCTGCTGTAAGACTTGGCATAGGACTGTGTCGTTATAAGTTGGGTCAGCTTGAAAAAGCTCGGCAGGCATTTCTGAGAGTTTTGCAG TTAGATCCAGAAAATGTTGAGGCTCTTGTAGCATTGGCAATTATGGATTTGAATACAAATGAAG CTAATGGAATTAGAAAAGGAATGGAGAAAATGCAGAGAGCTTTTGATGTATATCCTTACTGTGCAATGGCACTAAATTACTTAGCAAATCACTTTTTCTTCACGGGACAACATTTTTTGGTGGAGCAACTCACTGAAACAGCGCTTGCTGTTAGCAACCATGGACCGACAAAGTCACACTCTTACTATAATTTAGCGCGATCATACCATAGCAAG GGGGACTATGAAAAGGCTGGACTGTATTACATGGCATCTGTCAAGGAAGTCAATAAACCCCATGAATTTGTATTTCCTTATTACG GATTGGGCCAGGTGCAATTGAAGTTGGGAGATTTTAAAAGTGCAttgtcaaattttgaaaaggtTTTAGAGGTCTACCCTGATAATTGTGAGACGTTGAAA GTACTTGGGCACATATATTTCCAGCTTGGACAGACAGAAAAGGCACATGAATTTATGAGAAAGGCTACGAAAATTGATCCACGTGATGCCCAG GCATTTCTTGACCTGGGAGAATTATTGATTTCATCTGACCCTGTAGCTGCTCTAGACGCCCTAAAAACT GCTCGTATGCTTTTGAAAAAGGGAGGTCAAGAAACACCCATTGAAGTGCTCAATAATCTTGGAGTTCTTCATTTTGAAAGAGGAGAATTTGAG CTTGCTGAACAAACTTTCAGGGAGGCATTGGGTGATGGAATATGGCTTGCTTTCATGGATGGTAAAGAAAAATCCCCACCTGTTGATGCTAGTGCTTCCACTCTCCAGTTCAAGGACACACATTTCTTTCAGCAGCTTGAGAATGAAGGTCGTGTTGTCGACTTACCTTGGAATAAAGTTACGGCACTATTTAATATGGCAAGATTATTTGAGCAGTTACATAACTCTGAAACTGCAAGCACGTTGTACCGACTAATCTTGTTCAAG TATCCAGATTACGTAGATGCTTATCTAAGGCTTGCTGCTATTGCAAAAACTCGAAACAATATTCAATTGAGTATTGAACTG GTCAATGATGCTCTGAAGGTTAATGGAAAATGCCCAAATGTATTATCGATGCTTGGAGACTTAGAATTGAAGAATGATGATTGGGTCAAGGCAAAAGAGACTTTGCGCGCTGCTAGTGAAGCAACAGCGGGGAAGGATTCCTATGATACACTTTCTCTG GGAAACTGGAACTACTTTGCAGCAGTTCGTAATGAGAAAAGAAATCCTAAGTTGGAAGCTACACATTTAGAAAAAGCTAAGGAACTTTACACTAAG GTTCTGGCTCAACATTCTGCCAATTTGTATGCTGCCAATGGTGCTGGAGTGGTATATGCAGAAAAGGGTCACTTTGATGTTTCAAAAGATATTTTCACCCAG GTTCAAGAAGCTGCAAGTGGAAGCATTTTTGTTCAGATGCCAGATGTCTGGATAAATATAGCACATGTTTATTTTGCTCAGGGAAATTTTTCGTTGGCTGTAAAAATG TATCAGAATTGCCTGAGGAAGTTTTTTTATAACACAGACTCTCAGATTCTTCTCTATTTAGCTCGCACTCACTATGAAGCTGAACAGTGGCAAGACTGCAAAAAGACACTTCTGAGAGCCATTCATTTGGCACCTTCAAATTACGCACTGAGGTTTGATGCGGGTGTTGTAATGCAGAAATTCTCTGCCCTGACActacaaaaagaaaagagaacgGCAGATGAG GTGCGCCTAACAGTTTCAGAGCTTGGAAATGCTGTTCGTGTATTTAAACAGTTGTCTGCTTCTGCTGCTTCAAACCTTCACTTTTATGGGTTCGATGAAAAGAAAATTGACACTCATGTTGAGTACTGTAAGCACTTACTTGAAGCTGCAAGAGTTCACCTAAAAAATGCTGAACATGAAGAACAGAAAAACCGGCATAAACAAGAAGCTCTTCGACAAATGGCATTGGCTGAGGAAGCCCGTCGCAAGGCTGAAGAACAAAGGAAATTTCAG TTGGAAAGGAGAATGCGAGAGGATGAGCTAAAGCAGGTGAGGCAACAGGAGGAGCATTTTGAACGAGTAAAG GAACAATGGAAGAGCAGCACATCTTCTAAGCGAAGGGATAGAACAGAGGTCGATGATGAGGAGGGTGGTCATAGTGAGAAGAAAAGGAGAAAGGGTGGAAAGAGGAGAAAGAAGGACAAGAGCTCAAGGTCACGTTATGAAGCAGATGATGCAGAAGCAGAGATGGTGGATGATCAGGAAGAACCAGAGTATGATGACACCAAAGTGAATTATGGGGAGCCTGCTCAGACAAATGACCATGAGGATTATGCAGAAGAAAACGCCCACGATCCTCTTGCAGCAGCAGGGCTAGAAGATTCTGATGCTGAGGAAGAG GTTGCACCTAATTCAAACGCAAGTCGGCGGAGGCGGGCATGGTCGGAGTCTGATGATGACGGGCAATTAGAGAGACCAGAGATGCAGGGGAGTGATGGTGAGATCAAAGAAGATGATAAGGTTGGGGAAGAAGGTGAAATTAACGACGAGGATTGA